The DNA region TCGCCGCCGTTGCCAACATGATTTCATCCGCTCTTCGGATGCGGCGCAGGACGACGTTTCTTGAGCGCAGGCTGGTGCGCGAATTTCTTCTCGCCTATAATGCGTTGCCGCCCGGCGAGCGTCTGCGGGACATTGCGCGGGATGATCTGATCACGTTTGACGAGCGGTTGTGCGCGCTCGTGGATCGCGTGATCGGACGAGTCACCTACCGACTATTCCTGCAGGCTTCGCGCGAATTCGACCGCGGTCATTTCGTCAACGCCGTCACTTTGGGCAGCGCGATCCTGCCGTTGCAGGCGGTGATGGGGCCGTACCTCTATGCCTTCGACAAGCTGAACAAGGACCGCTCCCTGATCGCGCAGCTCGACGAGCGTTTCGGTCGGCCGCTGGAGTTGCCGTCGCACGGTTCGCGCCGCAAGAAAATCGCCTGGTTCTCCGATACGGTCAACGACGTGAACGGCGTCTCGCTTACGCTGAACAAGATGGCCGACGTGGCGGAAGCGCTCGACGCCGATTTGACCATTATCTCGTCGGTTATTCCCGAAAAAGCCTCGCCGAAATCCAAGTTCCTGAACTTCGAACCGATGGGCGAGATTCCGGTTCCCGACTATGATCTGCAGAAGCTCACCGTTCCTCCGGGAATTCGCATTCTGCGCTATCTGGAAACGGCGGGTTTCAGCGAGTACGTGATCTCTACGCCGGGGCCGGTGGGATTGATCGCGATGTTCGCGGCGAGACTCTTTCACGTACCCTGCCGCGCAATCTATCACAACGACTTTCCCCAGCACGTCCGCCACATTACCGGCGATGAAGGACTCGAAGCGGCGACGTGGATTTACATGCGCTGGTTTTACGGCAAGGCAGACGTGATCTATTCGCCGTCGGCCTTCTACCGCGATCAGCTCGTCGAGCACGGTTTCGACGGCTCCAAAATATTCCTCTTCAATCGCGGAACCGATCTGGAGTTTTTCAATCCGCGTCATCACGACGAAGCCTATTGGGAACCGTGGAAGCTGAAGAACCGTCCGGTGCTCGTATACATCGGTCGCATATCACGCGAAAAGAACCTCGACGTACTCCTGAAGGCGTTTCTTTCCGATCCGGATCTATGCGCGCGAACGTCTCTGGCGATGGTCGGCGACGGGCCGTACTTGAACGAGCTGCGCGCCCGCTACGTTCATCCGTCGGTGGCGTTCTGCGGATTCCAGAAGGGGAAATCGCTGGCCCGCGCCTACGCTTCCGCCGACGTGTTCGTGTTTCCCTCGACCACCGACACCTACGGTAATTCGGTTCTCGAAGCGCAGGCGTCGGGATTGCCGGCGATCGTCAGCGATGAAGGCGGACCGAAAGACATTATCACGCCGGGCGAGTCGGGGATCGTGTTGCCCGGTCATGACGTGGAGGGCTGGCGGGCCGCCATGCGTGAGCTGGCGTTCAACAGCGAAAAGCGACTGCGGATGGCCGCTGCCGCGCGCGCCCGCGCCACCACGCGTGACTGGACCACCGCCTTCCACGAATTCTGGAATCATCAGCCGTATCAGGCCGCCACACGGCCGCAGCCCCGCACCACGCTGGTGCGACCATAGAGCGAACGTCGCGACGCATGTTCGCGGGTCATTTGTCATCGGAGCCATTTCCCTTTGCCCGTTATAGATCACGCCCGTACCGCCCAGCCTGCGGAATACCGTTCGGATAACCACAACAAGTGGTCGCATCCGAACCGGCTTTATCAGCGACATCTCGAAATCTATCTCGACCGCATGTTCGATTATCTGACCATGACGGGGGCAGAGCGCGTACTCGATGCGGGCTGCGGAGAAGGAATCGTGTATCGCGCGATGCGCGAACGCGGCTGGCGCGGGCAATGGACGGGATTCGATTTCAGCGGTGGGGCCGTACGGTTCGCCGGAAACGCTTCCTCCGACGCGAGCTGGGTGCACGGGAGCGCGTATCATATTCCGTTCGCCGACAAATCGTTCGATCTGGTTTTCAGCTCGCAAGTGCTCGAACATCTGCCGAATCCCGAAGGGCCGCTCGCCGAGTATCGGCGGGTGACCTCGAAATGGCTTCTCCTTTCCGTACCGCTCGAACCCTACTTCCGCGCGCTGACGTGGTTGTCGGTCCGATTCGGCATCGGTGGTGATCCGGGTCACGTAAACCATTGGGCGCCCGCCGCTTTTCGCCGTTTCGCCCGGCGATCCGGCCGGATTCACACGTGGGACTGGACCACCATTTACCAGATCGCCCTCATAGACGTGGAGGAGTAGGCTCCTTTTCGCGGATGGAAATTCATCCGCCTTCTCGTTTTCACTTACGTTTGGTTGTTCGTCTGCAGCAAGGTGGTTGAGAACACGCAACCGTCTTCGTAGCTTGTCTTGTGCAGAAGTGTTTCTTGGTGTCTGCGAATCTTCCTTAAGTCAAACGATGTTCCGAGTTTCGCCGTCGCTTTGTCAAGCGGCGGCGATTGTTTTTGCGGACGGCCCAGCCTTTGCCCTAACCGTTATCGAGCGATGATGAATTTGATTCAGCGATACGATGTAAGGTGCAGGCGTGATGATGCTGACCCCGCATGTCCCGATGGACATCCTGCTGATTGAGGACCGTGACGAAGACATCGAAATGGTGAAGGATGCCATTGGTCAGACACAGCTTTCGAATCGAATGGTGGTGGCCAAGAATCCGTCGGAAGCGCTCATGTATCTGCGGCAGTGCGTATCCGTCGGGCCGTTCGAGGAAACAGTGCTCGATCATGCGAGTCCCGGCCTTATTCTGCTCGATGTGAACATGGCATCCCATCGGGGGCTGGATCTTCTGCATGATCTGCGGACGGATCCCAAACTGATGACGATTCCCATTGTGATCCTGACGAGCTCTCTCGAAGAAACCGATCTGGCTTGTACGATGTCGCATGGAGTGACCGGGTATTTCCTCAAGCCGATGGACGCTCATCAGCTTCGCAAGGTGATCAAGGACGTGGAAGAGCATTGGTCGCTCCTGATGATTGCACCTTGCGCCAACTGACGAAACGATTTTGATGTATTCGGCCTCGAATGATGTGTTAGGCAATGCGCGACGATGAAGAGGCGCCCGACCGCTGTGCGGTCGGGCGCAGGTTTTTGGAGCGAGTCGGCTTGATGTGTGCGGTGCAGCCTGCCCATATAGTTTGCATTTTGCCACGCGTTTCAACTTGTCAACACGGGTAAGTGTTAAAGAAATCTAAGAAATACGGATGGCCCCTTCCTTGCAAATAGGCAACGTG from bacterium includes:
- a CDS encoding glycosyltransferase, which encodes MPRVDLRVHSRYSDRPTNFFLKRLKAPESLTEPEAAYALAKRRGMDFFTLTDSDNIAGCLQLAHHGDVFTSCETTVEFPEDECMIELLLFGLREGQLQHLLGYRRNIYQVRDYLLSEGILHAVAAPLDILNLRLSPDHIERLLLLFDHFETRSGARHPRTNNYVTTLLDHLTPEFMNELQKKWGIEPASPRPWQKGYLGGSGDYCCQYIGLTWTEAAKASTPAEFLTELQRKSGSPGGVHGTSLGAAHSMYRVAFQYYQKNLRGRNVREPDIVTLVLSRVLQPDMPRRPRLRQLIAAVANMISSALRMRRRTTFLERRLVREFLLAYNALPPGERLRDIARDDLITFDERLCALVDRVIGRVTYRLFLQASREFDRGHFVNAVTLGSAILPLQAVMGPYLYAFDKLNKDRSLIAQLDERFGRPLELPSHGSRRKKIAWFSDTVNDVNGVSLTLNKMADVAEALDADLTIISSVIPEKASPKSKFLNFEPMGEIPVPDYDLQKLTVPPGIRILRYLETAGFSEYVISTPGPVGLIAMFAARLFHVPCRAIYHNDFPQHVRHITGDEGLEAATWIYMRWFYGKADVIYSPSAFYRDQLVEHGFDGSKIFLFNRGTDLEFFNPRHHDEAYWEPWKLKNRPVLVYIGRISREKNLDVLLKAFLSDPDLCARTSLAMVGDGPYLNELRARYVHPSVAFCGFQKGKSLARAYASADVFVFPSTTDTYGNSVLEAQASGLPAIVSDEGGPKDIITPGESGIVLPGHDVEGWRAAMRELAFNSEKRLRMAAAARARATTRDWTTAFHEFWNHQPYQAATRPQPRTTLVRP
- a CDS encoding class I SAM-dependent methyltransferase; protein product: MPVIDHARTAQPAEYRSDNHNKWSHPNRLYQRHLEIYLDRMFDYLTMTGAERVLDAGCGEGIVYRAMRERGWRGQWTGFDFSGGAVRFAGNASSDASWVHGSAYHIPFADKSFDLVFSSQVLEHLPNPEGPLAEYRRVTSKWLLLSVPLEPYFRALTWLSVRFGIGGDPGHVNHWAPAAFRRFARRSGRIHTWDWTTIYQIALIDVEE
- a CDS encoding response regulator, translating into MMMLTPHVPMDILLIEDRDEDIEMVKDAIGQTQLSNRMVVAKNPSEALMYLRQCVSVGPFEETVLDHASPGLILLDVNMASHRGLDLLHDLRTDPKLMTIPIVILTSSLEETDLACTMSHGVTGYFLKPMDAHQLRKVIKDVEEHWSLLMIAPCAN